Part of the Zea mays cultivar B73 chromosome 4, Zm-B73-REFERENCE-NAM-5.0, whole genome shotgun sequence genome is shown below.
CTGTCCCGGTGACAACGACTTGGAGGAACTCATGATCGTCGAGGGCTCTGATACTAGATTGGTAGAACTACGAATTCTACCGGGGAGATTGTGCAGATTGTAGGGTGGGGATTTGGTGCGACCAGGGCGGCGGTGCTGAGGCGCCGTCGTGATCCTGGCTGGGTCGCGCGTAGGGAGAAGATCACAGGAGACTCTGGCTCCCTCTGGGAAGGTAGAATAGATTAGAATTCTGCTTATCTTTATTCCAGAGTTTACAGATCTATATATAGAGCTATCTTAAGTCTATCTATTAACTTTGGATAAGTATAACTATCTAGATAGAGTTGATCTAAGTCTATCTACTAACTTTGGATAAGTATACCTAACTAGATAGAGCTGATCTATTAGCTATTGAGTCTTAGGCCCCGTCTAAGCAGTCTTTGCCTTATTACGCCTAATATAGGCTTAGCCATGCATAACAATATAATTCTCTATTCTATCTAGATCTCACTCTTTATTTCAAACCTTTAAGCCATAAATAGTGAAAAACATCTATACGCAGATTCTCCTGGAGATGAGCTTATTCACTCATTCGGaccaagacgacgaacttcgaatTTCCTCAATTTTCACGCGAGCACCTGTTTGTATCGCCGGCGGATCGGATATATTTTCTCGGTTCCTGCTACTCCTTTCTTTCTCGCCTGCATCCATGGTCTCGCTGCTCCCTCGCGCTCCCTCACTCGCCTTCCTCGCTAAGTCCGCCTCTTCGCAGCGGCCGCCTGCGCCATCCATGTCGTCGCCCTTCTCCGCCGCTTCCGTGGCCGCGGGGTCAGAGGCGGCAGCCGGCACGAGGAAGCTGCCTGTGCTGCTGTTCGACGTCATGGACACCCTCGTCCGGGACCCGTTCTACCACCACATCCCCGGCTTCTTTCAGTTCCGTACATACCGCGGCTCTTCTCGTTTACTTATTTGTGCGGTCTGTCGGGTGGGGTGGATTAAGGTGTGTCGCTCAATCGTTCGACGGAATGCATGTTTGATTCTGCGGAGTAGTATATTGTAAGGTGTTATAAATAGTATTTTTGTCTGTGTTGTGGTGGATTGTATCCGTGATCGGTTTGTTGGTGGAGAATTTGCGAACTGTGGTAGTGCTAGCCGAAAGGATTGGTTTGGTGTAATATTACAAAATCTAACATGACCTGGTTAATTCGTATGGTATTCTGTGAATTTATTGATGAAATAGCACGGCTGAAATGTGATTAGGTGTTGCCAACCATTTTGTTACCTTTCGTTCTGTACGTCCTTTTGCTTTGTTATGCCAGTAAACTGTAGTTCAGACACTTGCCCTGTGCCTGTGTTGATGTTTGCGATTATTGCACTACATTCTCATCTGTCTATCTctatttttttttttttgcagaaTGTCCATGAAGGAACTACTAGAAGCCaagcatccaacggcttggtcagAATTTGAGAAAGGACTGATTGATGAGGTAAGTTCTAGATGCTTGGTGTAGTATTTGTATGTGTGGTATATGTACTAGTGGCATATGCTTGATGTCATTTGATCTTGCATTATCTGGTTTTAAATGAGTCATGCGTGTCATTTTTTTTCTTTGTGCATAGGAATACATGCTGGACTAATCCTGCTTGAATTTTCTTAGGTTTCCATACTCACTGTTCTTGCTTCCTACATCCAGAGATCCATTATTGAAAACATTGTAAGGAATCATGCAGATCATAGTTAAGAAAAAAAACTTAACCTGCGAGGGGCAAGGCAGCCCCTAGGCATTGCATTAATAAGATGTCATGCAGGTTGAGAAAACACCCGATCCCTGCCCCACCCATATATAGCGGCACCGTAGTCCCTATAGAAACGAAAACTTAATCTGGGAGGGGTAAGGCAGCCCCTAGGCAATAGGCATTGCATTAATAAGATGTCACAGGTTGAAAAAACCCTCGgacccctgccccacccatataTAGCGGCACCGTAGTCCCTATAGAAACAATCACGACTAGGGTTGGAACTTAGATCTATGTTTTGCCATCAGGGAGATGAGGGGATTTTTCTAACCTTGGCCTAGAAATTTGCTTCCACGGGGAGTCGAACTGAGGACTTGAGTAGTGCTACGTAAGGCACCTAATCAACTCAGCTAGGAGCCTATTGCAGAGTTTGCATAAAGAAATGCAAAGTTTACAGATCCAAACTATTTTATTAATTATAAAAAACTATGTAGGAAAGGAGAAAAAAGTTAAAATGCTTTTTGTATCAACAATTTTGATAGAGGGTCATGGTATGTGATGTGGATTTAGGATTTTTGGCTGAACTGATGATTTGAGCTGTACCATTCAGATATCAAGTATTAGTACCATTTTTCTGAAGAACTTTTATACTCTATTTATTTCAGTTAGAGTGAAAAATATCATTTTTGAATTGTAGCAGTGAAACTGCTTATCTGTTTTCTTTACACCTGCAGTGTCACAATAATTTTAAAAAGATAATGGAAACACCAGAATATATGATGCCTTTTTTGTTCTCTGTGTACCTCAAACTGTGACCAAAAGATATGCAAAGGTTTGTTACATACCTTTTATTATCTTAACATGTTACACAATTTTTTTGGACACCATAGGTCATGTGTTTTAGCCTTGAATAGGAGAAGTGCATGGAAAACAGCTATCCATGTGCATGAACCTTGACTTGGGTTCTGTGGGGTTTTAATTCTAGCCTATCCAACTCGCTTGGGACTGAAAGGTTTTGTTGTTGTTGActtgttgttgctgttgttgcaTAAGTCATGTTTTTGTCATTCTATTTGTTGCTTTCAGAATGAGCTGGCCAAAAAGTTCTTCAAGGATGGCAGATCGTTTGATTTGCAAGGTGAGGTCAAAGTAGAAATGGCACTGTGGTTCTGTTATGACCGGCATCCCATAACGCCGTTTGTTAGTTTGCTTAGTTAGATCGGATAGAGTTTGTTAGATGAGATAGAGTTTGTTAGGATCAGGTTGTTAGTCCTGGATAGAGTTTGAGGCTGCTATCTCAGCGATATATATAGCCCCCTTTTGGCTTAGGAATAAACCAAGTAGGCAAGTATCTTGCCCGTTCTTCCCCTCAACTCTTCTACTGTTCATCCAAGGCACTGTCATCTGTGGCACTATTCATTGGCGGTATTCCGCCGCGCCAACAATGCCCTTACCCATCCACCAGATACCGTTCCCGCACTCCCCTTCCTCGCTCCCTAGTTTCCGACCACCACATCCCACCACCCACCTACAATGCTGCTCCTGTCAACACCACCCCTCCCCCAAACTTTCGTTCCCTATCTTCGACGGCAAAGAAGACCCCGTGGGCTGGCTGAATCGTTGAACATTTCTTCCGTGGCCATCGCACACTCGAGGTAGGCAATGTTTGGATCACCTCGTTACATCTCACCGGCACTGCCCAACACTGGTACCACATGCTGGAACACGACGAGGGCACCATCCTGTGGCAGCGTTTCAAGGATCTGTTCCACCAGCGCTTCGGCCCTCCTCTGCGGAACAACTTTCTCGGCAAGGCTGCACGTCTCCAATTCTGTTCCACGGTCGAAGACTATCAGGATTGTTTCTTGGCCCTCATTTTCCACGCCAACCCGCCACCAGCGCAGTACTAGCAGGCACAACTCTTCATTGCTGGCCTACCAGGACGCCTCCGCGTCGATGTCGAGCTTTACGGCCCGAAAGACCTGCAGCAGACCATGGCCCTCGCCCGGTCGTACGAACGCCTCCAACAAGTCTCAGACGGCCGCGTGCCTCCATCCTCTGCGCGTTTACCGGCTGCGCCATCCCCTACGCCGACCGGGCCAGCGGCAGCTGCCTACGCCCCGGCAGCACCGACATCCAAGCACCTCACCTAGAAGAGATGACAGAGCGACGCTGCCAGGGTCTGTGTTACAACTGCGACGAGCCGTTTGTGCAAGGACATCACTGCCAACGCCTCTTCTACCTTGAAGTGACTGCTGACGACGATGGGGTGGCTGTTGAGGAAGATCCCCCACCATAAACGAAGCATCTCAggttgaagctacatgggaaccgGTGGAGATGTTGAAGACCTCTTATCCTACcttccagctcgaggacgaggTGTTTTTGGAGGCCGGGAGAGATGTTATAACCGGCATCCCATATCGCCGTTTGTTAGTTTGCTTAGTTTGTTAGATCGGATAGAGTTTGTTAGGATCAGGTTGTTAGTCTTGTATAGAGTTTGAGGCTACTATCTCAGCTATATATATAGCCCCTTTTGACTAAGGAATAAACCAAGCAGTCAATTATCTTGTCCGTGCTTCCCCTCAACCCTTCTACTGGTCAGCCGAGGTACTATTCGTCCGTGGTACTGTTCCTTGCGTGAACAGTGCCGCCCTGCCCCTGGCACCAGCCCTAATTCAGACATTGTTCATCTGCGGCACTATTCATTCATGGTACTGTTTCATCGCGTGAACAGTGCCACGCTTCCCCTGCCAGCAGCCCTAAATCCTGGGACGACGGCACCCAAGCGCCGGAGTCCTAGTCCTAGACCTCAAACCTACCACTTGTAATACTTTCGTAACCCTATCTCCAACAGGTTCCAATATAAAATTTAACTAGATTTTTCCTAAAAGCACGACTTTTGCTTATTTTACTGACCTAAGAGAAGTTGGTAGTTGTAATTCATTTTAATGCCTTGCAGGTCTAAAAGAGTGCATGGTGAGAGCATATGAATACATTGATGGCGTCGAAGATATTCTTTGCTGTTTGAAGAAAAATAATTATGAAATGCATGCTTTTACAAATTATCCAGTATGGTGAGTGTTAGCTCATGTTGGCATGTTTGTTTATCATGCATGATCCTGAGATATGTTTTGTAGGTACCAATTAATTGAGGATAAGCTAAAGCTCTCAAAGTATTTATCTTGGACATTTTGTTCTTGTAGAACTGGTaatgttctttatttttgttcTCCTATATATAGTACCAAAATGTTTCCTGAGATGCATTTTCAAATAATCAGTAACTTCTGCATGTTGTTTCCGTAGTTGTAGGGACCAATTAATTGTCTAGTTTTACAGTTTCACTTTTAACATTTCAAAGCAAGTCCTAAATTATGGAAGGTATGCCCAACTTTTACCCTGTCGCCTTTGGTATGAACGTGTAACTGCTCAGATTTGTGCCATACAGAGCCTCATATAGGCATAATATCTAAGTCATGCAACAGATCAATTTATTCAATAAAATAAATTCCATAACCAAATATCACAAAAAATATCTAGATAAACCATCTTTGTCCACATCCACATAAATGAATCCCAATTATCAGCATTTTACTATCCGACAGGTGTTTGTTTCTTTAGAATCTAATGTAGGGCTAAACTTAATCTTGATCCCTTATGATGGAAAATCTAAAGCACCTCTTTCTTTCTGCAAAAGAAAACAAGGATGGGAAAATAATTCTCAGCAAGCAAACAAAAATGTGTGTTTGTACTGTATTGTGAAATACTTTTAGTTAAATAATCAGGGCATGTTTGTAAGCAAAGTATTTCAAAATCATGGTTTTGAAATACTATGGTTTTAAAATGTCATGACACAACCAAAGTATTATTTACATCACTCGAAGCAATACTTATTCAGAGATGAAGTATATCAAACCATGGTATTTAGTGTACATGTGCTAGAAGCTAGTTATAAACAAAAATTTTGGGTTGGAGTGGAGTTTTAAATACCCAAAAATACAATGATAACTACTAAACCATGGTATTCAAAACAGTTTTTACAAGGTAGCTAAACACCTCTTGGCAAAAATGCCATAGTATTATCCAATACCATGGTTTTATCTCAAAACTCCAAAAAATACTTTGCTTTCAAACACACCCTCAACCTTTTTCTACAACACAGGACGGGAAACTCCTAGTGATCTGATTTTGTATTTTAAATTATATAGAAAAACTGCCCAAAACTATACACAAAAAGAGAGGGAGGGGTTAGAAATGCAACTCAGATCTATTGGCATGGCCAAAGGGCTGGATATGAAGTTGTGCAAAATGCAGATAGGACCCTACACAAGTGACTAAATACAGACGCATTATATTCTATATACATCTAACACCTAACGCCACCTTCAAACTCATTCTGATCAACAACACTGAGTTTGGAGAGCAAATAGCTATGTTACGTGTTGGTATATGCTTTCATGAAAAACATATGCTAACTAAACCTCAAAAGGCATATGGAGTCACAACTTGATCATGCCCTTGCGATCTCATATAGGAAGCATCCAATCCAATGTGTTTGGTGAGTCATGCTGCATAGGATCCCTGACAACGGTACTAATTGCACTATTAGAGGAGAGTAAAAAAAGGGTAGACTCAGTGACGGAGCCTAGTGGGGTGTAGGGAAGGGGTAAACCGAGGCAAACCTTGCCTTCGCAAATATGGAGATTGCTTCAAACCTTTGATCTGGTACCTTAGTGAGACAACTCTCATCACTGCACTAGGCTTGGTAGAAGAAAGGGATTCATACAATAATTAGTACATTGAAAGCAGCCATCATAGCCAAGACATCTCGACACTCACAGTTGCCATAGCCCACAAATCGGCCTCAACACTTGAATGGGGAAACTCCAGTCTGCCTTTTGGTCTTCCAGACAATCAAGGAGCCAAGAAAAATACAATAGCAAAGAGAGAGCGACGATCAGAGGAATCACTTGTCCAAGCGGCATCAAAGTAagtccgaagctggagggagctaGAGTGATTAAAGAAAAGACAAatgagaaatggtttcatgaaggTATCATAGAACACGAAGGAGGTGTGGACATAATGAGCAATGTTAGGACGAGTGATACCAAGTCAGACAAGACTCCCAACAAGATGATGATAGCGAGTAGAATCGTCGAGCGGCACATCACTAGTGGGGCACAAGTGAACACAAAGCGCCATAGGTGTATCAGCAGTGTGGGTACAAGTGAGAGCAGCACGTGAAAGGACATATTGAGTGTACTTCTCCTAGGAGAGGTAGATGCCATCAGACACGAAGAGCTCAAACCAGGTTTGAGGAGCTTGATTAATGCCGTAATGGAATCAATGTAAGCAGCAAACCATGCTATCAAGAACAGAGTAAGGTTGTTGCACGTAAATCTCATTAAGCTCACCATCAAGGAAAGTATTTTTAAGAGTTAAATGCAACATAGGTCCATTAAGTTATGCAGGAGTTTCAGTTAGGTCCATCAGCTCTAAAAGTTGATTTTCGGGTTTATAAACTTTTTAAGTGGTTCACCTcaggtccataccccttcctttgGCCCTCCATAAGCtttttaagggcttgttcggttattttcgatCATATAGATAGGAGGGGATTTTGACTTACTGGGGATTGAAACCccgtcaatccatatggattgaggtagaaccgaacaagccctaagtgaTTTACCACAGGTCCATACCCTTTCGTTTGGCCCTTAGCCTGACCGACGTGGCATGTAGAGTTAGTAACTACCATGCATGAAATTTGCAATTagctccttcttcctcccttCTTGGTCCGTTCCCTGAGCAATAGCGTGCGACACACAAGGTGGTGAGCGCAAGGACCAGAAAGAGACATGAGTGCAGGGGACGGTGGCACGTGATGAAGGTTCGGTGGCACGGGGCATAGGGCTGCAGGGCACACAACGGAGTCATCTTCCTCTTTTTTCCCCAAATCAACATAGGAACATGTATGGTGAGGAGTCGATTCAACCAAGGGAGCACACAATGGCAGAAAAATGGATTTGACTGTGAGCTTCAGGACTCACTCGCAGACCCAAGGGTGGTTTTAATTTGTCTGATGGAGTCCTTCCTGCTCAGCGGCGGACATTGGGCAAGAGAACTGAGGAAGTAGTCCAACTCTAGAATGACATTCTTTTTGGGACGGAAGTAGTATGTGTGGGACAGTTATATAAGACAATTTGCTGTAATTATTCATATCATAGTGCCAGCCAGATTGATGGTAGAAGATTGGCTATTATTCTGTAGCTTCATGACTTCCAAGCCTATGATTTTCCTTGTTACAGAGATGAACTGGGAGCTTTGTTGATGTTTCTCTCTATGGCATATTGCTATTCAAGATAAATAAATTATAATTTATGTCTTCCCCCCGCTGACCGAGTTTTTTATGGCTTCTATAGTTCTATTTGAATAGTTTGAACTAACCTTAATTGATCTTAAAATTTGGATCTCATGGAATGCAGATCGTTCATGCATAAACTAATTCTGTACTTCGGTTTTGGGCATTATATAGGAGCCTTTCTTAAGCGTTAACTTATCACTCGAGCAATGGGACACTAGGGTTCTAGTACATTGTTATGTTTACTAGGCCATTATAGTCTTGTATGATAGCTGCTTAAGGAAAATGCTTCCTTTATTTTGTGGATTGATCATTACACTACACCATTCAGGAAAGCGCAAACCTTCGCCCGAGTTTTATCTTCAAGCTGCAGATCAACTCAACGTTGATCCAGCAAGCTGCGTTTTTATTGATGATAGGTTAGTTTTTGTTGATGCAGCTCTAGTATTGTTTACCAGTGAGGTGGATTCCTTAACATGTTTGTATTTTTACCACTTCAGGATGATAAACATTGAAGCAGCTCTTAGTGTAGGAATGGTTGGGTTGCAGTTTAAAAGTGCTGAGGCACTACAGAAGGACTTGTGTGCTCTGGGAGTTGAATTATCTCCTCTTGTTTGTGAAGGTGAAGCACAAGTACAATAAGGTCGTGTGTGCCCTATCTTATCTTATGCTCAACCAAACTACAATACGAATGTACATAATGTATGGTGCCCTTGCTTTGTGAGCTATGTCAATAAATTATTGTGCTAATCTGAATCGTCTATCAAATATAACTGATATGTTAACTGCACATATTCTCTCCTATGAAGAGCTTTTTGTTGTCAGTTAGTAGAGGTGAATTTGTTTTATCACAAACATGTGCTGTCAAGCCTCAGCCAATAGGCCCTGTAACTTCAATTCAGGTTAATGTTCGTCGAGTTTGAGGAGTTTTTATCAAAAGTTATAATTACCTATCTATTTTTTGCGGGGAGCTTAGGAAAAACTCAACCTTTGTTTTGAAAGAAACGGCAAAGCAATTTTAAAACTTAAAATCAAAGTGTATGTATGATTTAGAAATCAGAGCTGCTATTCTGATTAAGCAAACACATTTACTTGATTCTATTGATCTGGCTTTGATCCTTATATAATACATATACGTGGTGACATTAAAAGATGTCTAGTCATCTAGTGTATTTACGGGCTTGATTCTGTTTCTTACATCCCTTTCCTCTGTTCCTATATCTAAACCCTGCTGTATCGAACTCTTTTGTtaccattgttgacatggaaattGGAAAGGCATCCTGATTTTTTTTTGGGTAAAGAAGATATAGTTGGAGGCACAACAAAATAGAAGCTGAAGTTTTATTTTAAATTAGTGTCATGTACGGTCAACCATATATCCGTAAGGGGAGGCGCGCGCGGGACATTCGCCACGTCGAGGAACGCGCTGACCGCGCAGCAAGGGATCAGGCAGAACAGGGGCACGCAGCAAGGGATCGCGCAGATCAGGGGGATCACGCAGAGCAGGAAGGGGCGCCAGTGATTGACAGCTAGAAGGAAATTGCTAGAAAGGAAAGGGCGAAGAAGGAAACTAGCAGCTAGGAAAGAAAGGGCTAGGAAGGAAAGAGCTAGGAAGGAAACTAATAAT
Proteins encoded:
- the LOC100283746 gene encoding uncharacterized protein isoform X1, which codes for MSLFTHSDQDDELRISSIFTRAPRPPAPSMSSPFSAASVAAGSEAAAGTRKLPVLLFDVMDTLVRDPFYHHIPGFFQMSMKELLEAKHPTAWSEFEKGLIDENELAKKFFKDGRSFDLQGLKECMVRAYEYIDGVEDILCCLKKNNYEMHAFTNYPVWYQLIEDKLKLSKYLSWTFCSCRTGKRKPSPEFYLQAADQLNVDPASCVFIDDRMINIEAALSVGMVGLQFKSAEALQKDLCALGVELSPLVCEGEAQVQ
- the LOC100283746 gene encoding uncharacterized protein LOC100283746, with amino-acid sequence MSLFTHSDQDDELRISSIFTRAPVCIAGGSDIFSRFLLLLSFSPASMVSLLPRAPSLAFLAKSASSQRPPAPSMSSPFSAASVAAGSEAAAGTRKLPVLLFDVMDTLVRDPFYHHIPGFFQMSMKELLEAKHPTAWSEFEKGLIDENELAKKFFKDGRSFDLQGLKECMVRAYEYIDGVEDILCCLKKNNYEMHAFTNYPVWYQLIEDKLKLSKYLSWTFCSCRTGKRKPSPEFYLQAADQLNVDPASCVFIDDRMINIEAALSVGMVGLQFKSAEALQKDLCALGVELSPLVCEGEAQVQ